The genomic DNA ATCGGCCTGGCTACCGTTTGGGCGATCAGCAAAGGGAGATCCTGAGCGGGCGAAGCGATCGCCCGAGAAGTAAGGCATTGAACCCAAGATAGCCGGTCCAATGCCGCATCGCATCTTTGGCGACGCAATCGGCGCGTCGCTTCATCGATTGCCAGCAAACGGATTAGCTGCGGCGACGTTCTTTCAGACGAACTGCCTTGCCGACGCGATCGCGAAGGAAGTACAGCTTGGCGCGACGAACGACGCTGCTACGCTTCACTTCAACCTTTTCAACGCGTGGCGAGTGCAGTGGGAACTTGCGTTCCACACCTTCGCCAGCGACCATGCGACGGACGGTGAACATCTCACGAGTTCCCGATCCGCTGCGTGCGATCACAACGCCGGTGAAGACCTGGATGCGCTCTTTCGCACCTTCCAAAATCTTGGTGTGAACATCGACGGTGTCGCCGATGTCGAATTGAGGAACGTCGGATTTAAGACACGTCTTTTCGACGAGGTCCATGACTTGTTGGCTCATAGGGATAACTCCGCTTGGCTGATGGTGATATTTTTGTTTGGTTGCTGGCTGGCAGCAATTTTGGTTTGTCGTCAGAGCAAGTCGCTGCGACGTTCGGCTGTTCTCTTTTGAATCTGATCTGCCCGCCAAGCGGCGATCTCTTGATGATTTCCACCCAACAAAACCTCGGGCACTTCGTGGCCACGAAATTCTCTTGGTCGAGTGTATTGCGGGAACTCCAACATTCGATTCCCGCGTGAGAACGAATCGTCAAAGCTACTGAACTCATCTCCTAACACACCTGGCAACAATCGGACCACCGCGTCGATGACAACCATCGCGGCGACTTCGCCGCCATTGAGCACAAAGTCACCAACGCTCAGTTCCTCGGGTTCCAGGATATCGATCACTCGTTGATCGAACCCTTCGTAGCGTCCGCACAGCAACATCAGTCGCGGTTCGGTCGCAAATTCTTCGGCCAACTGCTGATCAAAGCGTCGACCTTGGGGGGAAAGCAGGATTCGCCGGGCGGGGCGAGCTTCGTTGCTTTCGATTTCTTCAACACAATCGACCACCGGGGGCGCCTGGATCAACATGCCAGGTCCACCACCAAAAGGACGATCATCAATTTTATGATGCTTGTCGTCGGTCGACCAGTCTCGCAGGTTATGGCACTGGATCTCGACCAGCTGATTTTCGATCGCTTTATTTAACAAGCTTTGCGTCAAATAGCCATCGAAGATCGCCGGGAACAAGGTCACGACATCAAAGCGCATTCTATTCTTCGCTGGCTGCTTCCGCAGGTGCGGCTTCAGCAGCAGGTGCTTCGGCCTTCGGCTTGGCTGGCTTGGGAGCCGCGGCAGGACGACCCGCTTGCATGCGTTGCAGTGCTTCGCGTTGCTTTTCCAGGTGCGTGCCTTCGGCGCCGTACTTCTTGATCAAGACGTGGCACTTGTCGCTCGCTTGGGCTCCAACGCCCAACCAATAATTGATGCGTTCGCCCTTAAGGATCGCGCGGGCATCGGTCTCGGGGACACTGGTGTCGTAATAGCCCAGCTCTTCGATCACTTTGCCATCGCGAGGGGTGCGTTGGTCGACGGCGCACAAACGATAAAACGGTCGGTGGGCACGGCCCATCTTCTTCATTCGGATTCGAACTGCCACGTGGTTTTCTCCAGGTAGTGGTCTTTTAATCGTATCTATGTATCAAACGGCTGACGGGTCAGCGAGGATCACTCTGAATTTTCAAACGCATTTTTAGGCGTAATCGGTTCGCAGTGACAGCTTAATCGTTGCGATCACTTTGAACGTCGCATTTTTCGCAACTCTTTTTCACGCTGTTTTTTCTGTTTCGCCCTTTCAGCGGCCGACAGCCGCTTCCCGGTCGATTTTTTCATCTTCAGGCCGCCCGGGTTGGACCCATCGAGCGCGCCACTGGATTGCAATTGACGCATCAGCTGCATCCGATCGCCCATCCCGCCACCAGCCATCGCCTGCATGATCGGCTTCATCTGCTCGAACTGCTTGACCAATTGCGTGATCGCCGACGCTTGCACTCCCGAACCTTTGGCGATTCGGGTGCGGCGGGCGATATCGATGATTTTTGGATTGCGGCGTTCTTCCAGCGTCATGCTGTTGATTGCGCCGATTGTCTGCTTGATTCCGCCCGCTGCCTCTTCGCTGTTCATCAGGTCTTTCAGCTGGCCCATGCCAGGCATCAAGCCCATCATCTTGCCCATCAGCCCCGGCTTGGCGACCTTTTCCATCAAGCCTTTAAAATCATCGAGCGTCATCTCGCCCGACTTCATCTTCTCTTCAAGTTCTTCGCGTTGACTTTCGTCAACGATCCGGTGCGCTTCACGCGCCGCGGCGACCATGTCGCCCATCTGGAGGATTCGGCCGGTCATCCCCTCGGGACGAAACGGCTCCAACGCATCAAAATGCTCACCCGTACCAATGAACTTAATCGGCACGCCGGTGACATGCTTTACACTCAATAACGCGCCACCGCGGGCGTCGCCATCGAGTTTCGTCATCACAACGCCATCGAGTTCGAGGGCTTCGTTGAAGGCACCGGCACTGTTGACGGCGTCCTGCCCGGTCATGCCGTCGACCACCAGATAAACTTGGTCGGGTTTGACGCGTTTATCGATCCGCGCCAACTGATCCATCAATTCTTTGTCGATCGCCAGTCGACCCGCCGTATCGAGGATGACGACACGTGCCCCCTGCTGTTGGGCCTGTTTAACGCCCGCTTGGCATACTTTGACCGGATCGTTGGCCCCCTCTTCGGCATAGACAGGGACATCCAGTTGCCGCCCGATCACTCGCAATTGTTCGATCGCCGCGGGGCGTTGCAGATCGGCCGCGACCAGCAACGGCTTAATGTTTTGTTCTTTCAGCAGTTGCGACAACTTTCCGCAAGTCGTCGTTTTACCGCTACCCTGCAGGCCGCACATCATGATGACCGTCACGCCATCGGCTTTCAGGTGCAGCGATGAATCGACCGGGCCCAAGATATCGACCAATTCGTCGTAGACGATTTTGACCAATTCTTCGCCTGGTCGCAGGCTCATCAACACCCGGCGACCTACGGCTTTTTCAGTCACATGCTCCATGAATGACTGGACAACCGAATAGCTGACATCCGCTTCGAGCATCGATTGCTCGACCAGTTTCAGCCCATCGCGCATGTTCGCTTCGGTGAGCTTGCCTTTACCACGCAAGCTCTTGAAGGCGGATTGCAGTCCGTCGGACAGCGATTCAAACATGCAGAACGATCCCCAGTCAGGTGTACGAAGCCACGTATTCTATAAGAAACGCTTTAGGATCGTAAAGGCTTGGCGTGTTGTCAATACGACGACAAACACCCGCTATTTCACGTTAAACTGGCGTTCGAAAGCCGTGCGGCCGCTTTGCGAAGTTGAGAAGTCCCCTTCGGGGGTGCGGCGGCTTCACCGGAGAATCACCCCAACGGGAGGTGATTCGTTCCTCGGTGACGAGCATCAACGCGACTTGACCGATCAGGCAAGGGGGGCGGACGCAGGGGGCGTTCAGACGTTCGGTCTGCACCCAAAAGGGGCTATTTTTGAGCCGCCTTTGCCTCTTCGGAGGTGACTTTGTGAACGACTACCAGATTGTGGGCGCTGTCCATCACGCCGGTTCCGGTGACAAAAACTAAACGGTCGCCTGCGGACAGGTGTCCGCCGCGGCAGCCCCAACCACTGACTTCTGAAAATAGCTTTTCGGTGTCGTCCAGTTGGCTCACGCGGAGGGGTTTGATCCCCCAGAACAAGCTCATCCGTCGCAAAGTGTCTTCGTTATCGCTGACGCCTAGCGTTGGGATCAGGCTGCGTTGCTTGCTTTTGACCCATGCCGTCCCGCCGGTTCGTGTGACGACGATCAGCATTTTTGCCTGAATCGAATCGGCGATTTGGGTGGCTCCGTACGCGACCGCCGACGTGATCGGATGTGCGCGGTCGATCGTTTTGATCAACGATTTCGAAGGCCCGACGAGTTCTCGTTCGGTGTGTTGTTGGATGCGGAACATCATGTCGACCGCTTCGACCGAATATTCGCCGATTGCCGTCTCGCCGCTCAACATGCAGGCATCGGCACCGTCGAGGATCGCATTGGCGACGTCGCTTGCTTCGGCTCGTGTCGGACGAGGCGAATGGTGCATCGATTCGAGCATCTGCGTCGCGACGATCACGGGTTTCAGCTTGTCGCGGCAAACGCGAATGATCCGCTTCTGGGCGACTGGCGTTTCGGCAACGTCGATCTCCACACCCAGATCGCCACGGGCGACCATCACGCCGTCGGCCGCTTCGACGATCGCTTCGAGATCTTCCATCGCCTCGCGTTTTTCGATCTTGGCGATCACCATCGCCTTTGATTCGTAAGTGCTAATCAAGTTTTTCAGCGATTCGACGTCGCCAGCGGTCCGGACGAAGCTGAGGCTGATGAAGTCGACCCCTTCTTGAGCGGCCCAGATCGCGTTGTCGACATCCTGGCGACGCATCGCCGAGATGCTCAACTTCACCCCAGGCAGATTGATCCCCTGGCGACTGCGGATCGTTCCGCCCGCCAAAACATCGCAGACGACGCGATCGGCGGTGACCGACGCGACTTGCAGCGAGACATTGCCGTCGGCCAGCATCACGCTGTCACCAACCTGCAGTTCGTCGAGCAGTTTGTCGTAATTGCTTGTTAATTCACTGTCGACGCTCGATTCTTCACCGCGGATCAACGTCACCTGGGAACCGGTTTCGCAGTGATAGGGATCACACGCCAAGGTGCCCAAGCGAATCTTGGGACCGGCGAGATCGTAGAGTACGCCGACGGGAAAGCCGACCTGCAGCGAGGCTTTCCGCACGTTGTCGAGCGTCTCCTGGTGCGAAGCCCGAGAGCCGTGGGCCGAATTGATCCGGAACACAGCGACGCCGTGCTGGATCAGATTGGCCAGCTGGTCGACGCTTGAGCACGCTGGCCCAATCGTCGCCACAATTTTGGTACAAGGTTCATCCGGGGTCGGTCGGGACATGCGTCTGCCTTTCGAGCCGTGTTCGGGATCTTGATTGCCAAAGTATCCGATTTCGTTCACGTAGGTTTGCGGTTTCATCGGCTTGCCATTGGTATATGGTGTGATTTGGCTAAGGTATCCGATTTGGTTGCCAATTGCTTGATCTGATGACATGAGTCTGCTTGCGCTCGAGATGAAAATGGCCGCTTGCGGTTGTGCGGGTTACACTGCCTGATCGTTTTGGGGCACCCAGCTGCCATTAGTGGGGACCAAAAAAATGGTCGTGCGACGTGAAAATCGCTTAATTTTCCCCACGGTTGCTGAAACTCGCCCGTTTCGGCACCAGATGCCACTTGTAGTGTGCGTTATTTTTCGAGTCGTGGAGCCGACACAAGATAAGTTCTTCGCCCGGTGTCTTACATCTAGCATCCTTGCCCGCTTCTATCCGTTGTTAATATCACTCTAACCGCTCGGCAATGCTGGCCGGCCAATCCTCCCGATCCTTCCATGAACGCAGTCTCTTCGAATCGCCAAGTCGCCCTCGTCACCGGTGCTTCCACGGGCCTTGGGTTTGCTATCGCCCAACGCTTTGCGGCCGCCGGTTTTGATGTGGTGATCGTCGGGCGAGATCGCGAGCGAACCGAATCGGCCGCCTCGCAAATCGCTGGCGACGCGCGGACCGTGGCGATGGTCTGCGATGTGATTGATCGCCAGCAAGTCGATCGCCTGATCGACGATGTCCAGCAACAGTTCGGGCGATTGGATGTGTTAGTCAACAACGTCGGGCTCAGCGATCGGGGACTGATCCAGGCCCTCGACGCAGACCGGCTCAACGACTTGTTTAACGCCAACGTCTTCTCCGCGCTGAATTGTTCGCAAGCTGCCTTGCCCCTGTTAGCTCAATCGGGCGGACAGATCGTCAACATCGGATCGTTAGCCGCCAAAGTCGCGCCGCGATATCTCGGTGGCTACGCTGCGGCGAAGCACGCATTGGCGGCGATCACGCAACAGTTGCGATTGGAATCGCGAGTCCTGGGGGTGAACGTGATCCTCATCTCCCCCGGTCCAATCCGCCGCGACGACGCGGGGTATCGCTACAAGGACCGCGTCGGTGAGGATCTGCCCGAGAGTGCGAATCGCCCCGCCGGCGGAGCGCGAGTCAAAGGACTCGATCCTATTTATGTGGCCGACCGGATCCTCAAAGCCTGCCGCAAACGATCGACCGATGTGCTGCTGCCCGGCTACCTGCGGCCGATCATCGCGATCGGCCATCTGCTGCCCACTCTGGGGGACCGGATCCTGCTCTGGTTCACTCGCAGCAAAGATTGAACTCGGTTCTGTCGCGTTTGGCGCGATTTATGCATCTGCTGTGCATTCGTGGTTGAATGTGCCAGTTTTGTCGCCACCGACCTAAACTGACAAAGGGGTTGCCCAGGCAACGCCAAGATCGACATTCAGCCAGCGAATTAGCAATATGTCGCGGCGGATTAACGCTGCGGATTAAAAAATCCCCGAGTCGCAGGAGGCTCGTTACCGATATGTTCAACTGGAAACTTGGCACTGTTGCTGGCATCCCGATCAACGTCCACGGGACGTTTTGGTTGCTCCCTTTATTTGTCCTTTTGACCGCGATGCCCGATGGATCGCTGGCGATGCGCCTGGCAATCCTCTTCTCGGTCTTTGGATGTGTCCTGTTGCACGAACTGGGGCATGCCATGATGGCGCGTCTGTTTGGCGTCGGCACCCGCGACATCACGCTCTATCCGATCGGCGGTGTCGCTCGCCTGGACCGCATGCCGCGCAGCCCGTTGGCCGAAGGTGCAATCGCGCTGGCTGGACCTGCCGTGAATCTTGTCATCGCCGCTCTGCTGGTGCCGCTGCTGTTGTTGGCCAGCGGATCGATCGCCAGCACGTTCCTGATGAGCATGATCTACATCAACATCGCCCTGATCGTCTTCAACATGCTGCCCGTCTTCCCGATGGATGGTGGTCGCGTCTTCCGAGCGTTCCTTGGCGCGTTCTTCCCCTACGTTCGCGCGACGCAGATCGCGGCGTCCGTCGGGCAAGTGCTTGCGATCGGGATGGGCGTGGTCGGATTGTTCACCGACGGGATGCTGATCTTTATTGCGATCTTCGCTTATTTTGCCGCCCGCGCCGAACTGGCGATGGTGCAACGCGAAGCGATGGCAACCGAGCCCCAGAACGCCTACGACAGTTGGTCCGATCCGCAACCGCGGCCACAGGCGGCTAAGGCTTCGACGGGCCCCGCTCGCCGTTCTTATGTGCTGTTGGATCGCAACGGGCAAAAGATTGCAAGTTACT from Rosistilla carotiformis includes the following:
- the rplS gene encoding 50S ribosomal protein L19, giving the protein MSQQVMDLVEKTCLKSDVPQFDIGDTVDVHTKILEGAKERIQVFTGVVIARSGSGTREMFTVRRMVAGEGVERKFPLHSPRVEKVEVKRSSVVRRAKLYFLRDRVGKAVRLKERRRS
- the trmD gene encoding tRNA (guanosine(37)-N1)-methyltransferase TrmD, whose product is MRFDVVTLFPAIFDGYLTQSLLNKAIENQLVEIQCHNLRDWSTDDKHHKIDDRPFGGGPGMLIQAPPVVDCVEEIESNEARPARRILLSPQGRRFDQQLAEEFATEPRLMLLCGRYEGFDQRVIDILEPEELSVGDFVLNGGEVAAMVVIDAVVRLLPGVLGDEFSSFDDSFSRGNRMLEFPQYTRPREFRGHEVPEVLLGGNHQEIAAWRADQIQKRTAERRSDLL
- the rpsP gene encoding 30S ribosomal protein S16; translation: MAVRIRMKKMGRAHRPFYRLCAVDQRTPRDGKVIEELGYYDTSVPETDARAILKGERINYWLGVGAQASDKCHVLIKKYGAEGTHLEKQREALQRMQAGRPAAAPKPAKPKAEAPAAEAAPAEAASEE
- the ffh gene encoding signal recognition particle protein, which produces MFESLSDGLQSAFKSLRGKGKLTEANMRDGLKLVEQSMLEADVSYSVVQSFMEHVTEKAVGRRVLMSLRPGEELVKIVYDELVDILGPVDSSLHLKADGVTVIMMCGLQGSGKTTTCGKLSQLLKEQNIKPLLVAADLQRPAAIEQLRVIGRQLDVPVYAEEGANDPVKVCQAGVKQAQQQGARVVILDTAGRLAIDKELMDQLARIDKRVKPDQVYLVVDGMTGQDAVNSAGAFNEALELDGVVMTKLDGDARGGALLSVKHVTGVPIKFIGTGEHFDALEPFRPEGMTGRILQMGDMVAAAREAHRIVDESQREELEEKMKSGEMTLDDFKGLMEKVAKPGLMGKMMGLMPGMGQLKDLMNSEEAAGGIKQTIGAINSMTLEERRNPKIIDIARRTRIAKGSGVQASAITQLVKQFEQMKPIMQAMAGGGMGDRMQLMRQLQSSGALDGSNPGGLKMKKSTGKRLSAAERAKQKKQREKELRKMRRSK
- the pyk gene encoding pyruvate kinase codes for the protein MSSDQAIGNQIGYLSQITPYTNGKPMKPQTYVNEIGYFGNQDPEHGSKGRRMSRPTPDEPCTKIVATIGPACSSVDQLANLIQHGVAVFRINSAHGSRASHQETLDNVRKASLQVGFPVGVLYDLAGPKIRLGTLACDPYHCETGSQVTLIRGEESSVDSELTSNYDKLLDELQVGDSVMLADGNVSLQVASVTADRVVCDVLAGGTIRSRQGINLPGVKLSISAMRRQDVDNAIWAAQEGVDFISLSFVRTAGDVESLKNLISTYESKAMVIAKIEKREAMEDLEAIVEAADGVMVARGDLGVEIDVAETPVAQKRIIRVCRDKLKPVIVATQMLESMHHSPRPTRAEASDVANAILDGADACMLSGETAIGEYSVEAVDMMFRIQQHTERELVGPSKSLIKTIDRAHPITSAVAYGATQIADSIQAKMLIVVTRTGGTAWVKSKQRSLIPTLGVSDNEDTLRRMSLFWGIKPLRVSQLDDTEKLFSEVSGWGCRGGHLSAGDRLVFVTGTGVMDSAHNLVVVHKVTSEEAKAAQK
- a CDS encoding SDR family NAD(P)-dependent oxidoreductase gives rise to the protein MNAVSSNRQVALVTGASTGLGFAIAQRFAAAGFDVVIVGRDRERTESAASQIAGDARTVAMVCDVIDRQQVDRLIDDVQQQFGRLDVLVNNVGLSDRGLIQALDADRLNDLFNANVFSALNCSQAALPLLAQSGGQIVNIGSLAAKVAPRYLGGYAAAKHALAAITQQLRLESRVLGVNVILISPGPIRRDDAGYRYKDRVGEDLPESANRPAGGARVKGLDPIYVADRILKACRKRSTDVLLPGYLRPIIAIGHLLPTLGDRILLWFTRSKD
- a CDS encoding site-2 protease family protein, translated to MLPLFVLLTAMPDGSLAMRLAILFSVFGCVLLHELGHAMMARLFGVGTRDITLYPIGGVARLDRMPRSPLAEGAIALAGPAVNLVIAALLVPLLLLASGSIASTFLMSMIYINIALIVFNMLPVFPMDGGRVFRAFLGAFFPYVRATQIAASVGQVLAIGMGVVGLFTDGMLIFIAIFAYFAARAELAMVQREAMATEPQNAYDSWSDPQPRPQAAKASTGPARRSYVLLDRNGQKIASY